Part of the Aquificaceae bacterium genome is shown below.
CTGTGGATGTATAGGTCAATTCTGTATGGCATACTCCTTACCCTCTTGTTTGTGGGCGGTTCATTGGTCTATATAGTCAAGAAGAATTTTACAAAGGACTTTTTTAACGCGCTTATCCATGCGGACAAGAAGTATATGCTCATGTCCTTTGCCTTTATGCTTTTGTATCATACCTTTGACAACATTAGGTTTTTTGTGCTTTCGAGGGCAATGAAGCTAAGATACTCCTTCTTTTACGGCTATGTTATATCCTACATAAATACCTTTGGTGCTACCATAACACCTTCACAAGCAGGGGGAGAGTTTATGTCCATGTATACTCTTTCAAGAAAGGGTGGAAAATTGCATAAGGTGCTTAGCATATTAACTATGAAAATGCTAAGTGGTTTAGTTTTTTTTCTTCTGGCTCTACCCTACGTGCTTTTACACATATACAAAAACCCATCTCAAGGTGTTAGAATAGGCTACGTTTTGCTCTTTTTCTTTGCTTTAGTGCTTTTCTTATACATACTTCTTAGGCTTTTCTTTAAGAGAAGCTCTTCTAACCAGCAAAAGCTCATACAGAGGCTAAAATATAATCTCAAAAAATACTTGGTAGTCCTCAAAATATTTCTTAGGGACAAAAAGATGAGTATACTTATTGCATGCTTAAGCAGTGTGCTTGTTTATATGTCTTTCTTAGCGTCGGGTGCTTTCCTACTAAAGAGCTTTAATCCACAGCCAGAAATTTTAACCCTCATAGAACATCAGCTTTTGCTTCTGTATGCCATATTTATAAGCCCAACCCCGGGTGGGAGCGGTGTGGGAGAGGTAGGTGCATTGTATGCCTTTGAACCCTTCTTGGAGCTTTCTCTTCTTGGAGGCTTTTCCTTGCTTTGGAGGTTTATAACTCAGTATTTGAGTGCCATAATTGGAGGCTTTTTGCTTGCTTTTCTTCTTATAAGGGATGCTAAAAGGTTTAAAGATGCTTGAAAGCCTCAATCCATACCTTTGGGCGGTCAAACTTAGAAACTGGGCTTATGACTCGGGTCTTAT
Proteins encoded:
- a CDS encoding flippase-like domain-containing protein — its product is MYRSILYGILLTLLFVGGSLVYIVKKNFTKDFFNALIHADKKYMLMSFAFMLLYHTFDNIRFFVLSRAMKLRYSFFYGYVISYINTFGATITPSQAGGEFMSMYTLSRKGGKLHKVLSILTMKMLSGLVFFLLALPYVLLHIYKNPSQGVRIGYVLLFFFALVLFLYILLRLFFKRSSSNQQKLIQRLKYNLKKYLVVLKIFLRDKKMSILIACLSSVLVYMSFLASGAFLLKSFNPQPEILTLIEHQLLLLYAIFISPTPGGSGVGEVGALYAFEPFLELSLLGGFSLLWRFITQYLSAIIGGFLLAFLLIRDAKRFKDA